A window of Otariodibacter oris genomic DNA:
CTTTTAAACATGCGGTCTATGCTCAAGTGCAACATTATGCAGAGAAAGGTTTGCCTTTGCGTGCAGAAAAACTCAGACAAGCCTTGAGTCAGTTTTACAATACACCCAATTTTATTGATCTCTCAAAATTTGATATAACCAGAATTTAGGAAGGATATTATGCAATTTACTGTAATTATTCCCGCTCGATATGCTTCAACTCGATTACCTCGTAAACCATTATTGGATATTGTAGGTAAACCGATGATCCAACACGTGTGGGAAAAAGCCAAACAATCGGGAGCTACTCGTATTATTGTTGCCACAGATCATCCGGAAATTGTGGACGTGGTAACCAACTTTGGCGGGGAAGTTTGTTTAACTTCAGAGCACCATCAATCAGGTACCGAACGCATTGCCGAAGTTATCGACAAGATGGAAATTAGTGATGACGAAATCATCGTCAATATTCAAGGTGATGAACCTCTTATTCCTCCAGTTATTGTTGCTCAAGTCGCAAAAAATCTTGATTCACACCAAGTAAATATGGCGACATTAGCGGTTAAATTAACCTCAAGTGAAGAACTATTTAATAAAAATGTGGTTAAAGCAGTAACAGATAAAAATGGCATCGCATTGTATTTTTCTCGTGCGCCTATTCCTTTTGCTCGCGATCAATTTCCCGCATGTGATGATAGCTTTATTGAGCAACAACCTTATTTGCGTCACATTGGACTCTATGCCTACCGAGCAGGCTTTGTGAAACAATATATAGCTTGGCAACCAAGTGCCTTAGAGCAATTAGAGTCTTTAGAGCAACTACGTGCATTATGGCATGGAGAAAAAATTCATCTAGAACTTGCTAAAGAAGCCCCTCAGGTTGGTGTAGATACAGCAGAAGATCTAGAAAGAGTACGTCAGATTCTATCTGAATAATAACCCAAGCGGTAAGATCACATTCATGATTTGCAAAATAATCGAATGATGTTACCGCTTATATTTTACATGGAGACATTTATGTTAGGTAATATTTTAGGTTCTGTAGCATCATCAGTA
This region includes:
- the kdsB gene encoding 3-deoxy-manno-octulosonate cytidylyltransferase; amino-acid sequence: MQFTVIIPARYASTRLPRKPLLDIVGKPMIQHVWEKAKQSGATRIIVATDHPEIVDVVTNFGGEVCLTSEHHQSGTERIAEVIDKMEISDDEIIVNIQGDEPLIPPVIVAQVAKNLDSHQVNMATLAVKLTSSEELFNKNVVKAVTDKNGIALYFSRAPIPFARDQFPACDDSFIEQQPYLRHIGLYAYRAGFVKQYIAWQPSALEQLESLEQLRALWHGEKIHLELAKEAPQVGVDTAEDLERVRQILSE